Proteins co-encoded in one Bos taurus isolate L1 Dominette 01449 registration number 42190680 breed Hereford chromosome X, ARS-UCD2.0, whole genome shotgun sequence genomic window:
- the LOC112445006 gene encoding uncharacterized protein, with translation MVPAAMMSVDQEADMLTNLEPLLKRLHTECGALPRGEGSLLSLPFLRKLRTIVNSHHFVSIWWEEDGTCIGISEELFENILERVGSDKVFETDLMKGFFRQLSLYGFSKECQDVLTSLCLTTLLTDEPPVCVLSKVRAGEYLLGPGGGVGPNLRAAGDGGRPAGKAIAVTSGKEMTLLKCWTFLSSSQGKNGPRVEAGRERALQFCYSPLFKRDSPHLLGKMKSRGGIKSVSWQVEGRLVALGVPPASSTMQPQAGLSSCPEGAQENAGHLELAPITALAGTYAALLLVWDGSP, from the exons ATGGTGCCTGCTGCCATGATGAGCGTGGACCAGGAGGCTGACATGCTGACCAACCTGG AGCCTTTGTTGAAGAGGCTGCACACCGAGTGTGGTGCCCTGCCTCGGGGAGAGGgcagcctcctctccctcccctttctcaGGAAGCTGAGGACCATCGTCAACAGTCACCACTTTGTGTCCATCTGGTGGGAGGAAGATGGCACTTGCATAGGCATCAGTGAGGAGCTCTTCGAGAACATTTTGGAGAGGGTGGGCTCAGACAAGGTATTTGAGACAGACCTCATGAAGGGCTTTTTCCGTCAGCTTAGCCTGTATGGATTCAGCAAAGAGTGCCAGGATGTGCTCACCTCCCTCTGCCTGACCACCCTGCTCACGGATGAGCCACCTGTCTGTGTCCTGAGCAAGGTAAGGGCAGGGGAGTACCTGctgggccctgggggtggggtgggtccaAACCTCAGGGCCGCCGGGGACGGTGGCCGGCCTGCAGGGAAAGCT ATCGCAGTCACATCGGGGAAAGAGATGACACTGCTCAAATGCTGGACCTTCCTCTCCTCCAGCCAGGGCAAAAATGGGCCCAGggtggaggcaggcagggagaggG CATTACAGTTCTGCTACAGTCCCCTTTTTAAGAGAGACAGCCCACACCTCCTTGGGAAGATGAAGAGTAGAGGGGGCATTAAGTCTGTGTCTTGGCAGGTGGAGGGCAGGCTGGTAGCCCTGGGTGTCCCTCCTGCATCCAGCACCATGCAGCCACAGGCCGGCCTGTCATCCTGCCCTGAGGGTGCCCAGGAAAACGCAGGCCACCTGGAACTCGCCCCCATCACCGCCCTGGCTGGGACCTATGCCGCCCTGCTGCTGGTCTGGGATGGAAGTCCCTAA